One genomic segment of Streptomyces sp. RKND-216 includes these proteins:
- a CDS encoding ABC transporter ATP-binding protein: MAVAEKSRETESSAPAQSRVPTVIAEDLHIVYRVNGASKGKGSATAALSRMLRRDPDRGVRRVHAVRGVSFTAYHGEAIGLIGSNGSGKSTLLKAIAGLIPAESGTVYSDGQPSLIGVNAALMNDLTGERNVILGGLAMGMTREQIRERYQSIVDFSGINEKGDFITLPMRTYSSGMSARLRFSIAAAKEHEVLMIDEALATGDPRFRKRSERRIAEMRKKAGTVFLVSHNNKSIRSTCDRVLWLEHGELRMDGPTEEVLEAYQEFNGK, encoded by the coding sequence ATGGCCGTGGCTGAGAAGTCCAGGGAGACGGAATCGTCGGCCCCCGCGCAGTCGCGGGTGCCGACCGTCATCGCCGAAGACCTGCACATCGTCTACCGGGTCAACGGTGCCTCCAAGGGCAAGGGCAGCGCCACCGCGGCGCTGAGCAGGATGCTGCGGCGCGACCCCGACCGGGGGGTCCGCAGGGTGCACGCCGTGCGCGGCGTCAGCTTCACCGCGTACCACGGCGAGGCCATCGGTCTCATCGGCTCCAACGGATCGGGCAAGTCCACCCTGCTCAAGGCCATCGCCGGCCTGATCCCCGCCGAGAGCGGCACGGTCTACAGCGACGGCCAGCCTTCGCTCATCGGCGTGAACGCCGCACTGATGAACGACCTCACCGGCGAGCGGAACGTCATACTCGGCGGGCTCGCGATGGGCATGACCCGCGAGCAGATCCGGGAGCGCTACCAGAGCATCGTCGACTTCTCGGGCATCAACGAGAAGGGCGACTTCATCACGCTGCCGATGCGCACCTACTCCTCCGGCATGTCGGCCCGGCTGCGGTTCTCCATCGCCGCGGCCAAGGAGCACGAGGTGCTGATGATCGACGAAGCGCTGGCCACCGGCGATCCGCGCTTCCGCAAGCGGTCCGAGCGCCGCATCGCGGAGATGCGGAAGAAGGCGGGGACCGTCTTCCTGGTCAGCCACAACAACAAGTCCATCCGGAGCACCTGCGACCGGGTGCTCTGGCTGGAGCACGGCGAGCTGCGGATGGACGGCCCGACCGAGGAAGTCCTCGAGGCGTACCAGGAGTTCAACGGCAAGTAG
- a CDS encoding ABC transporter permease: MSETTHDGAVAVNPPPSPDDGLSPAELAAKYGLTVSGKRPSLPEYVRQLWARRHFILTFSRAKLHAQYSQAKLGQLWQVTTPLLNAGVYFLIFGLLLGGREGVPGGEHNYVPFLVTGVFVFTFTQTSVLSGVRSIANNLGLVRALHFPRAALPISFSLQQLQQLLYSMIVLGVILVAFGEFPDWSWFFIVPVLVMQLMFNTGLALVFARLGSNTPDLAQLMPFVLRTWMYASGVLFPLHHMVTERADGPEWLAQVLQYNPAALYMDLMRRALIDDYTMAYVAPWGWLAALGWALLIGAFGFVFFWKAEERYGRG, translated from the coding sequence GTGAGCGAGACAACGCACGACGGTGCGGTCGCCGTGAACCCCCCGCCATCACCGGACGACGGCCTGTCCCCGGCCGAGCTGGCGGCGAAGTACGGCCTGACGGTCAGCGGCAAGCGGCCCTCCCTGCCGGAGTACGTCCGGCAGCTCTGGGCCCGGCGCCACTTCATCCTCACCTTCTCCCGCGCGAAACTGCACGCGCAGTACAGCCAGGCCAAGCTCGGCCAGCTCTGGCAGGTCACGACGCCCCTGCTGAACGCGGGTGTGTACTTCCTGATCTTCGGGTTGCTGCTCGGTGGCCGGGAGGGAGTGCCGGGCGGCGAGCACAACTACGTGCCGTTCCTCGTCACGGGCGTCTTCGTTTTCACCTTCACGCAGACCTCGGTGCTGAGCGGCGTACGGTCGATCGCCAATAATCTGGGTCTGGTCAGAGCCCTGCACTTTCCACGCGCAGCCCTGCCCATCTCGTTCTCGCTGCAGCAGCTTCAGCAGTTGCTCTACTCGATGATCGTGCTGGGAGTGATCCTGGTCGCCTTCGGTGAGTTCCCCGACTGGTCGTGGTTCTTCATCGTGCCGGTGCTCGTGATGCAGCTCATGTTCAACACCGGGCTCGCCCTGGTCTTCGCAAGGCTCGGCAGCAACACACCCGACCTGGCTCAGCTCATGCCGTTCGTGCTCAGGACGTGGATGTACGCCTCCGGGGTTCTGTTTCCCCTGCATCACATGGTGACGGAGCGCGCGGACGGACCCGAGTGGCTTGCTCAGGTGCTTCAGTACAACCCTGCAGCCCTCTACATGGATCTGATGCGCCGTGCTCTGATCGACGACTACACGATGGCGTACGTGGCGCCGTGGGGCTGGCTTGCCGCCCTGGGCTGGGCGCTGCTGATCGGCGCCTTCGGATTTGTGTTCTTCTGGAAGGCGGAGGAGCGTTATGGCCGTGGCTGA
- a CDS encoding glycosyltransferase, which produces MGNRPDELRALLDSVAAQEGAPVEIAVVGNGAPLPALPAGVRTVEVPENLGIPGGRNVGIEVFGPGGRDVDVLLFLDDDGLLPRKDTAQLCREAFAADPELGIVSFRIADPETDVTQRRHVPRLRASDPLRPSRVTTFLGGANAVRTAVFQQVGGLPDAFFYAHEETDLAWRAQDAGWAIDYRPDMVLHHPTTLPSRHAVYHRMVARNRVWLARRNLPAPLVPVYLGVWLLLTLARRPSRPALRAWLGGFKEGWTTPCGPRRPMKWRTVWRMTRLGRPPVI; this is translated from the coding sequence ATGGGCAACCGCCCCGACGAGCTGCGCGCTCTCCTCGACTCGGTCGCCGCGCAGGAGGGCGCCCCGGTCGAGATCGCGGTGGTCGGTAACGGGGCGCCGCTGCCCGCGTTGCCGGCGGGTGTACGGACGGTCGAGGTTCCGGAAAATCTCGGCATCCCCGGCGGCCGCAACGTCGGCATCGAGGTGTTCGGCCCCGGAGGCCGGGACGTCGACGTGCTGCTGTTCCTGGACGACGACGGTCTGCTCCCCCGCAAGGACACCGCCCAGCTGTGCCGGGAGGCGTTCGCCGCCGACCCGGAGCTGGGCATCGTCAGCTTCCGCATCGCCGACCCGGAGACCGACGTCACCCAGCGCCGCCACGTCCCCCGGCTGCGCGCGTCGGACCCGCTGCGGCCGTCCCGCGTCACCACCTTCCTGGGCGGCGCCAACGCCGTCCGGACCGCCGTGTTCCAGCAGGTGGGCGGCCTGCCGGACGCCTTCTTCTACGCCCACGAGGAGACCGATCTCGCCTGGCGGGCGCAGGACGCGGGCTGGGCCATCGACTACCGGCCGGACATGGTGCTGCACCACCCGACGACGCTGCCCAGTCGGCACGCCGTCTACCACCGCATGGTGGCCCGCAACCGCGTGTGGCTGGCCCGCCGCAATCTCCCCGCCCCGCTGGTGCCCGTCTACCTGGGCGTATGGCTGCTGCTGACGCTGGCCAGACGCCCGTCGCGGCCGGCGCTCAGGGCGTGGCTGGGCGGGTTCAAGGAGGGCTGGACCACCCCGTGCGGGCCGCGCAGGCCCATGAAATGGCGCACCGTGTGGCGCATGACGCGACTGGGCCGACCGCCGGTCATCTGA
- a CDS encoding CDP-alcohol phosphatidyltransferase family protein has protein sequence MPRPSVAELRPVVHPEGVKDRRSGEHWAGRLYMREVSLRVDRHLVNTRVTPNQLTYLMTLAGVLAAPALLVPGIAGAVLGVVMVQLYLLLDCVDGEIARWKKQYSLGGVYLDRVGAYLCDAAVLVGLGLRAADLWGEGRAEWLWAFLGTLAALGAVLIKAETDLVGVARHQAGMPPVQEAASEPRSSGLALARKAAAALKFHRLILGIEASLLILLVAVLDAVRGDLYFTRLAVAVLAGIALLQTVLHLVSVLVSSRLK, from the coding sequence ATGCCAAGGCCATCGGTAGCTGAACTCCGCCCGGTCGTGCACCCCGAGGGGGTGAAGGACCGGCGCAGCGGTGAGCACTGGGCGGGACGCCTCTACATGCGCGAGGTGTCCCTCCGCGTCGACCGGCACCTGGTCAACACGCGGGTCACGCCCAACCAGCTCACCTACCTGATGACGCTCGCCGGTGTCCTCGCCGCCCCGGCCCTGCTGGTCCCCGGCATAGCCGGGGCGGTGCTGGGCGTGGTGATGGTCCAGCTGTACCTGCTGCTCGACTGCGTGGACGGCGAGATCGCCCGCTGGAAGAAGCAGTACTCGCTCGGCGGCGTCTACCTGGACCGGGTCGGCGCCTACCTCTGCGACGCCGCGGTGCTCGTCGGACTCGGCCTGCGCGCCGCCGACCTGTGGGGCGAGGGCCGGGCCGAGTGGCTGTGGGCGTTCCTCGGCACGCTCGCCGCGCTCGGCGCCGTCCTGATCAAGGCGGAGACCGATCTCGTCGGCGTCGCCCGGCACCAGGCCGGGATGCCGCCGGTGCAGGAGGCGGCGTCCGAGCCGCGGTCGTCCGGCCTGGCACTGGCCCGCAAGGCGGCGGCGGCGCTGAAGTTCCACCGGCTGATCCTCGGCATCGAGGCGTCCCTGCTCATCCTGCTGGTGGCCGTGCTGGACGCCGTGCGCGGCGACCTGTACTTCACCCGGCTCGCGGTGGCGGTGCTGGCGGGCATCGCCCTCCTCCAGACGGTGCTCCACCTGGTGTCCGTCCTCGTCTCGAGCAGGCTCAAGTGA
- a CDS encoding iron-containing alcohol dehydrogenase family protein, with product MPVLTRLIPSPVVVDIRAGALDDLADVLADRRISAIGKLAVAISGGSGAKLRERLAPALPGATWYEVGGGTLDDAIKLAEAMKSGHYDAVVGLGGGKIIDCAKFAAARIGLPLVAVATNLAHDGLCSPVATLDNDAGRGSYGVPNPIAVVIDLDVVREAPVRFVRSGIGDAVSNISCIADWELANRETGESIDGLAAAMARQAGEAVLRHPGGVGDDDFLQVLAEGLVLTGISMSVAGDSRPASGACHEINHAFDLLYPKRAASHGEQVGLGAAFAMHLRGAEEDSAHMAEVLRRHGLPVLPEEIGFSVEEFVRAVEFAPQTRPGRYTILEHLDLSTDQIKDAYADYAKAIGS from the coding sequence ATGCCGGTACTGACGAGGCTCATCCCCTCGCCAGTCGTCGTCGACATCCGGGCCGGCGCGCTGGACGACCTGGCCGACGTCCTCGCCGACCGGCGGATCTCCGCCATCGGCAAGCTGGCCGTCGCCATCAGCGGCGGTTCCGGGGCCAAGCTGCGCGAGCGGCTGGCACCGGCCCTGCCGGGCGCCACCTGGTACGAGGTGGGCGGCGGCACGCTGGACGACGCGATCAAGCTGGCGGAGGCCATGAAGTCCGGCCACTACGACGCGGTGGTCGGCCTGGGCGGCGGGAAGATCATCGACTGTGCGAAGTTCGCGGCGGCCCGCATCGGCCTGCCGCTCGTCGCGGTCGCCACCAACCTGGCCCACGACGGCCTGTGCTCGCCCGTGGCCACCCTCGACAACGACGCGGGCCGCGGCTCGTACGGCGTGCCCAACCCGATCGCGGTCGTCATCGACCTCGACGTGGTACGCGAGGCGCCCGTGCGGTTCGTGCGCTCCGGCATCGGCGACGCGGTGTCCAACATCTCCTGCATCGCCGACTGGGAGCTGGCCAACCGGGAGACCGGCGAGTCCATCGACGGCCTCGCGGCCGCCATGGCTCGCCAGGCCGGCGAGGCCGTGCTGCGGCACCCCGGCGGTGTGGGCGACGACGACTTCCTCCAGGTGCTCGCCGAGGGCCTGGTGCTCACCGGGATCTCCATGTCGGTCGCGGGCGACAGCCGTCCCGCGTCCGGCGCCTGCCACGAGATCAACCACGCGTTCGACCTCCTCTACCCCAAGCGCGCGGCCAGCCACGGCGAACAGGTCGGCCTGGGCGCGGCGTTCGCCATGCACCTGCGCGGCGCCGAGGAGGACTCCGCGCACATGGCCGAGGTGCTGCGCCGGCACGGCCTGCCGGTGCTGCCGGAGGAGATCGGCTTCAGCGTCGAGGAGTTCGTCCGGGCGGTCGAGTTCGCACCGCAGACCCGTCCGGGCCGCTACACCATCCTCGAGCACCTCGACCTGTCCACCGACCAGATCAAGGACGCGTACGCCGACTATGCCAAGGCCATCGGTAGCTGA
- a CDS encoding phosphocholine cytidylyltransferase family protein yields the protein MIGLVLAAGAGRRLRPYTDTLPKALVPVDGDTTILDLTLGNFAEIGLTEVAIIVGYRKEAVYERKDALEQKYGLTLTLIDNDKAEEWNNAYSLWCGRDAIKHDVILANGDTVHPVSVEKTLLAARGDGQKIILALDTVKQLAEEEMKVVVDPAKGVQKITKLMDPSEATGEYIGVTLIEGSAADELADALKTTFERDPDLYYEDGYQELVNRGFKVDVAPIGDVAWVEIDNHDDLAKGREIACRY from the coding sequence ATGATCGGCCTCGTGCTGGCCGCCGGCGCCGGAAGGCGTCTGCGCCCCTACACCGACACCCTGCCGAAGGCCCTGGTGCCGGTCGACGGCGACACCACCATCCTCGACCTGACCCTCGGCAACTTCGCCGAGATCGGCCTGACCGAGGTGGCGATCATCGTGGGCTACCGCAAGGAGGCGGTGTACGAGCGCAAGGATGCCCTGGAGCAGAAGTACGGCCTCACGCTCACCCTCATCGACAACGACAAGGCCGAGGAGTGGAACAACGCCTACTCCCTGTGGTGCGGGCGTGACGCCATCAAGCACGACGTGATCCTCGCCAACGGCGACACCGTGCACCCGGTCTCCGTCGAGAAGACCCTGCTCGCCGCGCGCGGCGACGGCCAGAAGATCATCCTCGCCCTCGACACGGTGAAGCAGCTCGCCGAGGAGGAGATGAAGGTCGTCGTCGACCCCGCCAAGGGCGTCCAGAAGATCACCAAGCTGATGGACCCGTCCGAGGCCACTGGCGAGTACATCGGCGTCACCCTCATCGAGGGCTCCGCGGCCGACGAGCTGGCCGACGCCCTGAAGACCACCTTCGAGCGTGACCCCGACCTCTACTACGAGGACGGCTACCAGGAGCTGGTCAACCGCGGCTTCAAGGTCGACGTGGCCCCCATCGGCGACGTGGCCTGGGTCGAGATCGACAACCACGACGACCTCGCCAAGGGCCGGGAGATCGCATGCCGGTACTGA
- a CDS encoding DUF5941 domain-containing protein: MGTPHTDGLASAGAGTRTGTLDGPRPAADGGPAIPAQPGEGRGRVPGLADGADADGAPAPSASPGATERGIGASETDAPVDDLLADEGAGAAPSRAASPPAEPGTDTLPDALAAALDAGGAAVQRPALGVLVAEVPDGPDARRAAEEAVAGVDEEAVRLRGAVKPRDGFFTTFAISPYSRYLARWCARRGLTPNQVTTASLVTALIAAACAATGTRAGFAAAGVLLLGSFVLDCTDGQLARYSLQYSTLGAWLDATFDRAKEYAYYAGLALGAARGGDDVWALALGAMVLQTVRHVVDFSFTEANHDAAANTSPTAALSGRLDRVGWTVWARRMIVLPIGERWALIAVLTAFTSPRVTLTVLLAGCALAACYTTGGRVLRSVTRRAHRTDRAARALADLADTGPLSGAVARLAGAGAVRGPLAPALAALGAATVTGAALRAPLGSWWPVLAAAGYVVLAGLAVAAPLKGALDWLVPPLLRTAEYATVLVLAARSEVNGALPAAFGLVSAVAYHHYDTVYRIRGGTGAPPAWLVRATGGHEGRTSAVTVAAALLLGGTGQGFTLALTALAVVIAVAVLVESVRFWVSASAGGAPAVHDETGEPA, encoded by the coding sequence GTGGGGACGCCGCACACCGACGGTCTCGCGTCCGCCGGTGCCGGTACGCGCACCGGCACCCTCGACGGCCCCCGTCCGGCCGCGGACGGGGGCCCCGCGATCCCCGCACAGCCAGGAGAAGGACGCGGCCGCGTCCCGGGCCTCGCCGACGGCGCGGACGCCGACGGCGCACCCGCACCCTCCGCCTCTCCGGGCGCGACCGAGCGCGGCATCGGAGCCTCGGAGACGGACGCCCCCGTGGACGACCTGCTCGCGGACGAAGGGGCCGGTGCGGCGCCGTCCCGCGCCGCGTCCCCACCCGCCGAACCCGGCACCGACACCCTCCCGGACGCCCTCGCCGCGGCCCTGGACGCCGGAGGCGCCGCCGTGCAGCGCCCGGCGCTCGGCGTCCTCGTCGCGGAGGTGCCCGACGGGCCGGACGCCCGCCGGGCAGCCGAGGAGGCGGTGGCCGGCGTCGATGAGGAGGCCGTACGGCTGCGGGGCGCGGTGAAGCCGCGAGACGGCTTCTTCACCACGTTTGCGATCAGCCCGTACTCCCGCTACCTGGCACGCTGGTGCGCCCGTCGCGGGCTGACGCCCAACCAGGTCACCACCGCGTCCCTCGTCACCGCCCTGATCGCCGCCGCCTGCGCCGCCACCGGCACCCGCGCCGGGTTCGCCGCGGCCGGGGTGCTGCTGCTCGGTTCGTTCGTACTGGACTGCACCGACGGCCAGCTCGCCCGCTACTCCCTGCAGTACTCCACCCTCGGTGCCTGGCTCGACGCCACCTTCGACCGGGCCAAGGAGTACGCCTACTACGCGGGTCTGGCGCTGGGCGCGGCGCGCGGCGGCGACGACGTGTGGGCGCTCGCGCTGGGGGCCATGGTGCTCCAGACCGTGCGCCACGTCGTGGACTTCTCCTTCACCGAGGCCAACCACGACGCCGCCGCCAACACCAGCCCCACCGCCGCCCTTTCCGGACGCCTGGACCGGGTCGGCTGGACGGTCTGGGCGCGCCGCATGATCGTGCTGCCCATCGGTGAACGCTGGGCGCTGATCGCCGTCCTCACCGCCTTCACCTCGCCGCGCGTGACGCTGACCGTGCTGCTCGCGGGCTGTGCACTGGCAGCCTGCTACACCACCGGCGGGCGCGTACTGCGCTCGGTCACCCGGCGGGCACACCGCACCGACCGCGCGGCCCGCGCGCTGGCCGACCTCGCCGACACCGGTCCGTTGTCCGGGGCCGTCGCCCGCCTGGCCGGCGCCGGTGCCGTGCGCGGTCCGCTGGCGCCGGCGCTCGCCGCGCTGGGCGCCGCGACGGTGACCGGCGCCGCGTTGCGGGCCCCCCTCGGCAGCTGGTGGCCGGTGCTCGCGGCCGCCGGATACGTCGTGCTCGCCGGGCTCGCCGTCGCCGCCCCGCTCAAGGGCGCGCTCGACTGGCTGGTCCCGCCGCTGCTGCGGACCGCCGAATACGCCACCGTGCTCGTGCTCGCCGCCCGGTCCGAGGTGAACGGCGCCCTGCCCGCCGCTTTCGGACTGGTGTCCGCGGTCGCCTACCATCACTACGACACGGTGTACCGCATCCGCGGCGGCACCGGGGCGCCACCGGCCTGGCTGGTGCGCGCGACAGGGGGGCACGAGGGGAGGACGTCGGCGGTCACGGTCGCCGCCGCGCTGCTCCTCGGGGGAACGGGCCAAGGCTTCACACTCGCGCTGACCGCGCTCGCCGTGGTCATCGCCGTGGCGGTGCTCGTCGAGAGCGTCCGCTTCTGGGTGTCCGCCTCTGCGGGCGGAGCACCCGCCGTACACGACGAAACAGGAGAACCCGCATGA
- the galE gene encoding UDP-glucose 4-epimerase GalE, whose translation MTWLITGGAGYIGAHVVRALGAAGERVVVLDDLSSGLPERLPAEVTVIEGSVLDRDLLDRTLAGHDVRGVVHLAARKQVGESVEQPLRYYRENLHGLTVLLEAVVAAGVDRFVYSSSAAVYGMPDVDLVTEDTPCVPMNPYGETKLAGEWLVRATGRRHGLATACLRYFNVAGAAAPELSDVGVSNVIPMFFEALTRGEAPRVFGDDYPTPDGTCVRDYVHVADLADAHVVAARHVAAAGEAGAGAEDLTVNIGTGAGVSVQEIAGLVADVTGLREPAPQVVARRPGDPARVVASAELIRRELGWKPRHDVRDMIVSAWEGWRLRHP comes from the coding sequence ATGACGTGGTTGATCACAGGTGGCGCGGGTTACATCGGCGCGCACGTCGTCCGTGCGCTGGGCGCCGCCGGCGAGCGGGTCGTCGTGCTCGACGACCTCTCCAGCGGGCTGCCCGAGCGGCTTCCCGCGGAGGTTACGGTCATCGAGGGCTCCGTCCTGGACCGGGACCTGCTGGACCGGACGCTCGCCGGCCACGATGTGCGGGGCGTGGTCCACCTGGCGGCGCGCAAGCAGGTCGGCGAGTCGGTCGAGCAGCCCCTGCGGTACTACCGGGAGAACCTGCACGGGCTGACGGTGCTGCTGGAGGCGGTCGTCGCCGCGGGGGTGGACCGGTTCGTGTACTCCTCCTCGGCAGCGGTGTACGGCATGCCGGACGTGGACCTGGTCACGGAGGACACCCCGTGCGTGCCGATGAACCCGTACGGGGAGACCAAGCTGGCCGGTGAGTGGCTGGTACGCGCCACGGGCCGCCGGCACGGGCTCGCGACGGCGTGCCTGCGCTACTTCAACGTCGCCGGAGCCGCCGCACCGGAGCTGTCGGACGTGGGCGTGAGCAACGTCATCCCGATGTTCTTCGAGGCCCTCACCCGCGGCGAGGCGCCCCGGGTCTTCGGCGACGACTACCCGACGCCGGACGGCACCTGCGTCCGCGACTACGTGCACGTCGCCGACCTGGCGGACGCGCACGTCGTCGCCGCCCGGCACGTGGCGGCGGCGGGCGAGGCGGGTGCCGGCGCGGAGGATCTGACCGTGAACATCGGCACCGGCGCGGGTGTCTCGGTCCAGGAGATCGCCGGCCTGGTGGCCGACGTCACGGGTCTGCGCGAGCCGGCCCCGCAGGTGGTCGCACGCCGTCCGGGCGACCCGGCTCGCGTGGTCGCCTCGGCAGAGCTGATCCGGCGGGAGCTGGGCTGGAAGCCCCGGCACGACGTGCGCGACATGATCGTCTCCGCATGGGAGGGATGGCGCCTGCGCCACCCCTGA
- a CDS encoding cation diffusion facilitator family transporter — protein MGAGHDHGGLGAGSGGTVSAAHRTRLRIALGITLTMAAVQVAGGLLADSLALLADAGHMATDALGLGMALLAIHFANRPSSERRTYGFARAEILAALANCVLLLGVGGYILYEAVQRFLTPAGTDGGLTLVFGMVGLVANSVSLALLLRGQRESLNVRGAFLEVLADALGSLAVIVSAVAVMLTGWEAADPIASLLIGLMIVPRTVRLAREALDVLLEAAPKDVDLAEVRAHILAVPGVEDLHDLHVWTITSGMPVLSAHVVVSQEVLDAMGHERVLHELQGCLGAHFDVEHCTFQLEPHGHAAHEARLCH, from the coding sequence ATGGGTGCGGGGCACGATCACGGCGGGCTCGGGGCGGGCTCGGGAGGCACCGTTTCGGCGGCGCACCGCACCCGGCTGCGCATCGCCCTGGGCATCACCCTGACCATGGCGGCGGTGCAGGTCGCCGGCGGCCTCCTCGCCGACTCACTCGCCCTGCTGGCGGACGCGGGCCACATGGCCACGGACGCACTGGGCCTGGGCATGGCGCTGCTCGCGATCCACTTCGCGAACCGTCCGAGCAGCGAGCGGCGCACCTACGGCTTCGCGCGGGCCGAGATCCTCGCCGCGCTGGCCAACTGCGTGCTGCTGCTCGGCGTGGGCGGCTACATCCTGTACGAGGCGGTGCAGCGCTTCCTCACCCCGGCCGGGACGGACGGCGGACTCACCCTGGTCTTCGGCATGGTCGGCCTGGTGGCGAACAGCGTGTCGCTGGCGCTACTGCTGCGCGGGCAGCGGGAGAGCCTGAACGTGCGCGGCGCGTTCCTGGAGGTCCTGGCGGACGCCCTCGGCTCGCTGGCGGTGATCGTCTCGGCGGTGGCCGTGATGCTGACCGGCTGGGAGGCGGCCGACCCGATCGCCTCGCTGCTGATCGGGCTGATGATCGTCCCGCGGACGGTGCGGCTGGCGCGGGAGGCCCTGGACGTGCTGCTGGAGGCCGCGCCGAAGGACGTGGATCTGGCCGAGGTGCGGGCACACATCCTGGCGGTGCCGGGCGTGGAGGACCTGCACGACCTGCACGTGTGGACGATCACCTCGGGCATGCCCGTCCTGTCGGCGCACGTCGTGGTCAGCCAGGAAGTGCTGGACGCGATGGGCCACGAACGCGTCCTGCACGAGTTGCAGGGCTGCCTGGGGGCGCACTTCGACGTCGAGCACTGCACGTTCCAGCTCGAGCCGCACGGACATGCGGCGCACGAAGCGCGGCTGTGCCACTGA
- the idi gene encoding isopentenyl-diphosphate Delta-isomerase produces MANSPAAPILLELVDEDGATTGTAEKLSAHVPPGRLHRAFSVFLLDDTGRLLLQRRALGKYHSPGVWSNTCCGHPYPGEPPFAAAARRVGEELGVAPFSMREAGTVRYHHPDPASGLVEKEFNHLFAGVVRDRLRPDAEEIAETAFVTPAELEKRHAEDTFSAWFMTVLDAARPAIREVTGGAAGW; encoded by the coding sequence ATGGCGAACAGCCCAGCGGCACCCATTCTGCTCGAACTGGTCGACGAGGACGGCGCGACGACCGGAACCGCGGAGAAGCTCTCCGCTCACGTGCCGCCGGGCAGGCTGCACCGGGCGTTCTCCGTCTTCCTCCTCGACGACACCGGCCGGCTGCTGCTCCAGCGGCGCGCGCTGGGCAAGTACCACTCCCCCGGCGTCTGGTCCAACACCTGCTGCGGCCATCCCTATCCGGGTGAGCCGCCGTTCGCGGCGGCGGCCCGGCGGGTGGGCGAGGAACTGGGCGTGGCGCCGTTCTCGATGCGGGAGGCCGGCACGGTCCGTTACCACCACCCGGACCCGGCGTCGGGGCTGGTGGAGAAGGAGTTCAACCACCTGTTCGCCGGGGTGGTGCGGGACCGGTTGCGTCCGGACGCGGAGGAGATCGCGGAGACGGCGTTCGTGACGCCGGCGGAGCTGGAGAAGCGGCACGCGGAGGACACCTTCTCCGCGTGGTTCATGACCGTGCTGGACGCCGCGCGGCCGGCGATCCGCGAGGTGACGGGCGGCGCGGCAGGCTGGTAG
- a CDS encoding ATP-binding protein — MDIRGSEPPAAGGGAPVATPVQECARPASYEGTWRLTAPALDSSVPQLRHAVRDLVRRQRAPVTDDMLQGLLLILSELVTNSVRHAALLSPEIGVEVSLGSGWVRIAVEDAHPYRPKALEADPDQQHTGGRGLLLVKTITAEAGGLCDVEQTGAGGKVVWAAFPLPPGA; from the coding sequence ATGGACATCCGCGGGAGTGAGCCGCCGGCGGCCGGTGGCGGTGCCCCGGTGGCGACACCGGTGCAGGAGTGCGCCCGGCCGGCGAGCTACGAGGGCACCTGGCGCCTCACCGCTCCCGCGCTCGACTCGTCCGTGCCGCAGCTGCGGCACGCCGTACGTGACCTGGTGCGCCGGCAGCGCGCGCCGGTCACCGACGACATGCTGCAGGGGCTGCTGCTCATCCTCTCCGAGCTGGTCACCAACTCGGTGCGGCACGCGGCGCTGCTCTCCCCGGAGATCGGCGTCGAGGTGTCGCTGGGCTCGGGCTGGGTCCGGATCGCCGTGGAGGACGCACACCCGTACCGGCCCAAGGCGCTGGAGGCCGACCCGGACCAGCAGCACACCGGCGGTCGCGGCCTGCTTCTGGTGAAGACGATCACCGCCGAGGCGGGCGGCCTGTGCGACGTGGAACAGACCGGGGCGGGCGGCAAGGTCGTCTGGGCGGCGTTCCCGCTCCCGCCCGGGGCCTGA